In a genomic window of Meleagris gallopavo isolate NT-WF06-2002-E0010 breed Aviagen turkey brand Nicholas breeding stock chromosome 1, Turkey_5.1, whole genome shotgun sequence:
- the DMC1 gene encoding meiotic recombination protein DMC1/LIM15 homolog: protein MKAMEDQVVQEESGYQDDEESFFQDIDLLQKHGINVADIKKLKSVGICTIKGIQMTTRRALCNVKGLSEVKVDKIKEAANKLIEPGFLTAFEYSEKRKMVFHITTGSQEFDKLLGGGIESMAITEAFGEFRTGKTQLSHTLCVTAQLPGPNGYTGGKIIFIDTENTFRPDRLRDIADRFNVDHDAVLDNVLYARAYTSEHQMELLDYVAAKFHEEAGIFKLLIIDSIMALFRVDFSGRGELAERQQKLAQMLSRLQKISEEYNVAVFVTNQMTADPGATMTFQADPKKPVGGHILAHASTTRISLRKGRGELRIAKIYDSPEMPENEATFAITPGGIGDAKE from the exons ATGAAGGCTATGGAGGATCAAGTAGTCCAAGAAGAATCTGGATACCAGGATGATGAG gaatcCTTTTTTCAGGACATTGACCTGCTACAAAAGCATGGGATT AACGTGGCAGATATTAAAAAACTGAAGTCAGTTGGGATCTGCACTATCAAAGGAATCCAGATGACAACAAGACGAGCACTGTGCAATGTAAAAGGGCTGTCAGAGGTCAAAGTGGACAAGATTAAAGAAGCTGCAAATAAGCTGATT GAGCCAGGCTTCCTAACTGCATTTGAGTACAGTGAAAAACGGAAGATGGTATTTCATATTACTACTGGCAGCCAGGAATTCGA caaaCTTCTGGGTGGTGGGATTGAAAGCATGGCAATCACTGAAGCCTTTGGAG AGTTTCGGACAGGCAAAACACAGCTATCTCATACCCTTTGTG TGACAGCTCAGCTGCCGGGGCCCAACGGCTACACGGGTGGAAAGATTATCTTCATTGATACTGAAAACACTTT CCGACCAGACCGTCTCCGTGACATTGCTGATCGCTTCAACGTTGACCACGACGCAGTCCTTGACAACGTGCTGTATGCACGTGCATATACCA GTGAACATCAGATGGAATTGCTTGACTATGTAGCAGCCAAATTCCATGAGGAAGCTGGTATCTTCAAGCTACTG ATCATTGACTCCATCATGGCACTCTTCCGTGTGGATTTCAGTGGCCGTGGAGAGCTGGCTGAACGACAACAGAAACTCGCTCAGATGCTGTCCAGGCTCCAAAAAATATCAGAAG AATATAATGTGGCTGTGTTTGTGACCAATCAGATGACCGCTGATCCAGGAGCAACTATGAC CTTTCAGGCAGACCCAAAGAAGCCCGTTGGTGGCCACATCCTTGCTCACGCTTCAACTACCCGAATTAGTTTgaggaaagggagaggggaGCTGCGTATTGCAAAGATATACGACAG